One Hevea brasiliensis isolate MT/VB/25A 57/8 chromosome 5, ASM3005281v1, whole genome shotgun sequence genomic region harbors:
- the LOC131180190 gene encoding germin-like protein subfamily 1 member 13 has translation MKSFHFLALLSLALAFSFASAFDPSPLQDFCVAIPEPKNAVFVNGKFCKNPNLTVAEDFFFPGLNVPGNTGNRVGSNVTLVNVDKLFGLNTLGISLARLDFAPNGGLNPPHTHPRATEILVVVEGTLYVGFVTSNPNRLFTKILYPGDVFVFPIGLIHFQFNIAKTNAVAFAGLSSQNPGVITIANAIFGPNPPINPDVLAKAFQLDNDEVVKLQKLFANA, from the exons ATGAAAAGCTTTCATTTCCTTGCCTTATTGTCTCTGGCATTGGCTTTCTCTTTTGCCTCCGCCTTTGACCCTAGCCCTCTCCAGGACTTCTGTGTTGCCATACCTGAACCTAAGAATGCTG TGTTTGTCAATGGGAAGTTCTGCAAGAACCCAAACCTTACTGTAGCCGAAGATTTCTTTTTTCCGGGACTCAATGTTCCTGGAAATACAGGAAATCGAGTTGGATCCAATGTCACCCTCGTGAATGTTGATAAACTATTTGGACTTAATACTCTTGGTATTTCTCTGGCTCGGTTAGACTTTGCACCCAATGGTGGCTTAAATCCTCCTCACACCCATCCTCGTGCCACAGAGATCCTTGTAGTCGTTGAAGGCACCCTTTATGTTGGCTTTGTGACATCCAACCCTAATCGCCTTTTCACTAAAATCTTATACCCAGGAGATGTTTTTgtatttccaattggtctcattcaCTTCCAGTTTAATATTGCAAAGACCAATGCAGTTGCCTTTGCTGGTCTAAGCAGCCAAAACCCAGGCGTCATCACGATAGCAAATGCAATCTTCGGGCCTAATCCACCCATTAATCCTGATGTTCTCGCTAAGGCCTTCCAATTGGACAATGATGAAGTGGTAAAACTTCAGAAACTGTTTGCCAATGCATAA